TCAGAGATTTTAAGGCACGCTCCCGCTCCCTTCCTGCACACATGCGCTCCCGCCCGCCACCATATGTCGATTACGTAGTTCGTTGGCGTGCCTATTACGTCGATATCTCTTATCTTTTTGTCATTTCTTAATGTTATAATTATACGTGCTACATATGTCTGACATGctatggaaagaaggaaataaGCATATCACATGTGGAGTGGCCTATAACAACAACCACGCGTAGCTCTTCAATTGATCTATCTTCTGCACAGCGCAAACCAGATACAAAACGCAAGAAGAACTACAGTCCCAAGTCCACCACCTCCTACTGCAGATATCCAATGATACCATTTTCTGCAATAAAGTCGATCAACATTGATTCGTGCATTAACGAAATAACCCACATACATTTGTTGGATTGGCACTATCTCATGAGGGTCGGCAAACCGTTGGGACTCGTAAAATTGTTCCATGCGCCTCTCTTTCGCTGTCCATACATTGCGTAGCCAAAGTTCAAAGGCACGGGCTTCCTCCGCATTTGCTAAGCCCCAATCCGCAGACAGCCCCGAGATACGTGGCGATTGCGTGGGCACAAGAGACGGTATTTTGCATTCGGGTTCTCCAAGATGGGAATAGACGTGCAGATGTAAGTATACCGTGGGAGGCGGCACGGATTTAAGGAATACAGAGAATAGCCCATACCTACACCTGCATGAGTAATGGAACGTTTGGTCTTGAAATACTTGGATTTTACCAATTCTGGGCATATTTTCCAGACGGCACTCCTGGGTACCCTATCGTGATATCTAACAAATTAAGATCGGGGATCTGGGGTAACAATGTTCTCAAACAGAATAAAAGTCCTGTCGACCGCGGATGCAACAAAGTAACGAAATCATCCTTCCAGATGTCAGCTTTGCAGTTGACAGTAGCGTGAAAACTTCAGCTTACAATGCCTTCCCTTTTGGCATATTTGATGCTTTTGACCCGTTCTTCATCGCTGCCAATGGTTCCCTCTGGAAAAATGAGAAGCCAAAGGGGtgacctcttcctcaaagGAAGTAATCTCGACGTTTCAGAGTTCTCTTGGCCGGATTGTGCTTCTTTGCCTAGTTGTCTTAAGGCCAATGTTAGGTTGCTTCTGTCGGCGGCCCAAGATCGCCTaaggaaaatgaaattGAAAAAGCGCTGCAAGGAAtgagtgaagatgaataCGAACAAGTGATTTAAACTCACCATGCCCCATCCTACCACAGGAATATTTTTGAGACTGGCCTTCAACAAAATGATTAGCCCCGGCGAATGTCCGGCATAACATGCAAGGATCCAGATATATATCCAGTCCAGGTACGCTTGGTGGTTGGCCATGATCACCAAACGGTCAGGTAGGTTTATCTTCACAACTTGTCCATTCACATCGCGTTCGACAAGACTTTGGCCGTGAGATGGTGGTGTGTCGGTGGTAATTGCGAACTGCGTCGGTCCGAACAGAACAGTAATCGCAATAACTGCATTGCTATTAGGTCAAACAGTGGAGCGACACTCACGTAATCGTCCATATCCATCCTTAGTCCATCCAATAGCATGAGAGAACAGTCGCTTCCCCACAAAGGGCACTAAGAGTAATGGTACGAACAAGAACTGAGCAGAGTTGATACCCAGTTGGGCGAGTGTGAAAATGATTGGAAAGAATATCTTGGATGCCCAGGGACCATGGGGAGGTCTATCGTTTATTGGTATGGTGTATAATGGTTTTTGTGCCATACTAAATGCAGTGGAACCTCAGGTAAGCTAGTTTAAGAAGTAGCCGTAAGCTAGCAGAAGCTATTAGGTTACTTCAAATTGATGGTCCTGCCGTCTGCAAAAACGATATAGGTGGGCGACGGCGACCAACTGGTATCAGATGATGGGATTGGAATACTGATCACATTATTATTTGTTTGGTAATGGATCGCCGCGCCGGTCCTCGCCGTTAGCCGAAGTTATTACATAATTTCGTAAGAGTATAATAATACGAAGCACAGTGTGCCTCTCGACCTTCAGCTTGACCCTCGATGCAAGAATAACATTAACGCCCTGGTTTACATTTCAACTCGACATCCAGAAGTTAACAGCTCAGTAGCAGAGTGTGTACGCGAGCCACAGTGTGTAGGTACTTTGGTTTCCGACCACCACCCATGCAGCCAAGATGATGGGATACGATAGCTTTCGTGGGACATAAGAACAATGGGGGTACATAGTCGTATTTGACAGCCTAAAAAAATCACATAACAACAAATGTGCTAACACTCCGTTGATGGTGGTACATTTTCTTGAACTTCATTTCTTTTACCATATATCGTTTTCTTCTGAGTATCTCGGGAGTTTTCCACCCTCTTTCATTTCGAAATCAATGCAATGATGATCTTGAGATGAGCGAAGCCACCGCTTGTTAATATAACTACATAACGACCTTCCATCTATAGAATGGGACCAGACCTTTCTGAGGTAGTCAGTATGGACGCTAATATAGTTTTGATAAGAAAAGACCTTTTTTATCACTGTACTTCTCCCTATTTAACGCAGATACATACTTCATAGGAGGTGTTCAGGAACTACCCAGACACTTTTTACTTTTTCAACACCACAATGATATATAGATAAGTAAAGGTAACTTATACGTACTGTCCTGTCTGAATATGGCAAAAGGAACTCCATCCCTACTTGATCAGAAGTGGGCACGCCCGATGGCTGAttgatggaggtggaggcgatGAATGCAAGCGTATTGTTTGGTAATTTTGAAACTCACTAGTCGCAATGCGAGCTGCTCTTAAACGAGGTTCTGCGTTCCTGCTAGCACTGACACCATCGTTGGAAGTTCCAACACCAGTTTGAGAAAAGAGTGGGGGGACAATAGGGCTGTAGGGACCCGAAGACTGCGAGCGAAAGGGCATTTGATTATGCCTTAAGTGAGGCGTTACAGTAAAACGTTCTGTTGAGCGATGAATTGGTGTTGATCCGTTCATTGGTGCGCTCTAGCGTCCATTCTCATGTAAGAGCTTAGGAATAACTACGTCCCCTTAACTCACGAAAGTCCGTTTAGGGTGAGATGACTCTGATATTTTTTCGCTTGCTTGAGCAATGCCATTTAAagggttcttcttcttcatctgacCAAAGAAGGGATCAGCTGACAATGATATCACCCATGTTCTTAATTCACTTTTTCAAGATCATCTCGAAGACATGAAAGCTCGCGGTCTTTGCGATGTGAGTCAATGATTAATCCTTGAATCTTACGGCGACCAGCGTCTAATTCGTTTTCGAGAACTGAAACAGCCAATGGAAGTAATAGTAGTCTAAAGACTATCTCATAGATGATCTACTTACAGACAATCTTGTTGTTGGCAACTGGCGCGCCATCAGCGCCCACCCGAGATATTTATGCTTACTCTGAAGATCCTCAAACGCTGCATGTTAGCGCGATCAATTTTGAAAAAGGCTTACCATTGTTAAGCTGTTTCTCTGTGTATGCTTGGCGGTTTTGCGCGTTCTTCAATACCAATGCTTGACATGCACTTCGATAGTTTACATCCGCATAGCTGCTTTCAGTTATGTGGTCGCTTACCTTTCTTGAGAAAGCTGGTATGTCCAGAAGCCAATTGCTCTAGCAGTAACCTCGAGTACCGTGGACGGCGGTAAGCCGGCTAAAATAGACTGAAATTGGTTAGTTGAAAACCTGAGTAGACAAACTTACAGCTTTATATTCGTTGGTTGGATTTAGTGTCGTCATCTTAGGATGAGCACAAAGTCTATGCATTAGCGACTCACCACAATATCGTCACTACGATTCAGGGATCTGTCAGAAGAAAAGTGATACGCAGATCATAATCAAAAAGAGATACATACGGCTCCTGAAGGGTTTGATTGCACGCTGGACAGGTAAGCGATGAAGCAAAGAGAGTTGTCGCGCAAGATACTGCATGATTCCGTCCACAATTTAGAATACCACCGTGTCTCTTCTGAGATAGAACGCACTGCAAAAGATATCTTACCAGGTCAGTCAGGTATGAGTGGTAAGGCGACGCACGCGAACAAGTGGTCACCACAGCTTGTCCCCCCATGGACAAAAAACCTCGGCACTTCAGATTGTTGCACCGAAGATCATTGTTGGATGTTGACATGATGGTATGGGGCTGCactgaagagagaagaataggAGATGGACACGGGAATAAGGATAGGAAGATAGAAGGAAGGtagaaaatgatgatgaggataaCAACACTGATCACCATCAACCATTCCTGCTACTATGCTTCTTTTGGGTCTAAGTAATCTGATGGGGCCCTCGCACATCACCGATTACCTCCAACATCAAATGTTCCAGAAACCATGCTCAAGACGCAAGTGCGTCCTTCCTTTCAGACTGAAGTTGCGTTTAGTACTGTATGTGTAGCTTGCATTGTAATTGAGATAATTCACAGGCGGTCAATTGCTCATGATCACTTCCGACAAAACCGGTACTTAATCTAATTGATGCCTGTGTTCTGTGCTTGCATTGAGCACGCAGCAGTCATTAATCCATGCCTATAAGAAATACGAGATTTTCAAAATAATTGAAAAAATAACAGATTCATCTTTCGGCCACAGCGCACAACATACAGAAGGACTCTCATGGCTAACCAGTCTGCATCCAGTGATCTCGAAGAATCAATACTGCTCAGGTGATATATCCCACAATGACATTATGAAATAAATAATAGCTGCAGCCATTACCATTGAATAATATCATCGACATTTAGCAATTCGCCCACATACATAATGACTAACAAATACTGAACGCAGCATCAGCCACAACCACCGGCTATATAACGAAATAAGTTCTCACACACTTCTACCTGACCACATATGCCAAACACAATTCTAGATACGGAAGAACTTGTCGAGAACCTGGGAGAATCGATAGATCCCATCTCTAATTTCTTCATACGAGGCAACTGAGAATGCCAAACGATAGTAGCCATACCCCTTTCCACCTATAGCGTGTTCTCCCCCAGCGTCAAATCCCCAACCAGGGGCAAAGAGCACCTACAGTTTTTGTCAATAAAACATAGTCAAAATGACTGCAACATACCAAATTATCTGCCAACATCTCCCATAGTTTTTTGGTAAGGATGAAAGTAGCGTCTTCGCCTCTGCGAAGCAAGTCATAGTAGTCTGGGTGTTCACTGAAGTGAATTCCTAGGAACACAAACATGCCCGCTAAACATCCTGTTAGTTTGATAGCATGCATTGAATCGAGATAACTGACCAGTAGGAGGAATGAATGTTATGAGCGCAGGGCCGCGTAGACCACGTTTCTCGTCCCACAATGATTTAGTTTGCTTTGAATAGCAAGTGACAGTCCTTGAACGCTCAGGGAACAGGTCATTGCCGCTGTCAAACTCAAGATGAAAGACATCTTGAAATGTGTCACAAAGCCATGTCTTGCGCATGTTGTAAGTGGCCTTAATGCCTCGCAGCCAGCGAATATAGCCGTCAAACCCCCATTGTTGGATCATCCTCGTTGTCAATGCGGTAGCAAATCCACTTGGAGCCTGGGTGGAGGCTTCCGTGGCCCGGGTCAGACGTTCGATGAAAATGGGTGATGTTGTGATCCAGCCCAATCTGGATCCCGGTGCCGATGTCTTGGAAAAAGTCTACCCATTGTAAGCAATGATTTAAATGACTGGCACTCACATCCATGCGAATAACCCGGCCATCAGTATCGAAAGCAAGGAAACTTGGGGGTAAAGCATCCAGGAAAGCTTGATTACCATCAGGcccatctttcttctcagcctttTGCTTTCGTTGAGCAAGGATCGACATGTCAGACTCTGAACCTTTAGGAGTCCATTCCCCAGTATACTGTGGTTGCCACCATGATCAACAGGCAGTTCTCTTGAGTAAAAACACAGCACTTACCAAGCAATAATAAGGCTCATCCTCACATATAACGACATCTGGAAATTAATTAGTTAACATGTGATAATCATTGGTGAAAACATACCATATTTCTGACACACTTCGTATATCGCTTTCTTGCGCTCAGCCATCATAGTTGCGCCCGTAGGATTTTGCCCGGTCGGAATGGTGTAGAGAACTCGCGGTCGTTTTTTGCCCCGTTCGCTTTCATCCCATCCCCCCAGTACGTTTTCAAGATGCTCCGGTAGAAGCCCTTGTCCATCCATTTTAATAGGGACTCTTTCAGTCTCATAGGGAATAAAAGTATTCTCAGCGCCGGGATAAGTCCATTCTTCAACTAAGATGGCATCCCCTATCTCTAACAGCATCCCGCAAATTTTGGACCAACCGTCGGTGGCGCCCACATTGATCAGAACGTCCCAATCCGCGTACGCTGGCTTGAAGACTTTGGCCACAAATTCGCgcaagaaaagaggaagtgcGGGAGGCCCAGTCGCTGGTTGATACTGCAAGGATGTGGACAGCTGGATAGCTGCGGGATCCCTAGGATTCGGTCCGTACTTTGGAATCGTAAAGGAGACCGTGTTTGACTGAGTCTGTGAAGACGAAAACAACCAGGAAATCAATGACTTCTTCGGTTTCTCAGGCACACGCGGGGGATCGAGCGGAAAGGCATCATGAGATAGGACGGAGGCCGATACTGTTTCAAATGGGAAGACTTCGGGGTGCGGAATACCTGTACAGTCGTGTTAATACACTATGAGGACGTATCTAGCAACCTCTGCCATGAGGTACGATAAGGTACGACTCACCTCCCGCCATCGTTATCTAAAGGGCGCAAGAAGCAGATCAGATAGTGTTATCAATAAGGTCAAACCATTATCGTTCACTCACCATTCCCGGGACTGTCATGTATTTGTAAAGCTCCTTCAAAGCGCTGGCTTCGCGATGTTTCGCCATGCGGTTGAGATGTCGAGTCATATCTTGGGCTTTGGGCAGACCACCGGCGACCGGTGACTGTGTCTGCGACGCAATGGCGAAGGCCGCATCCATGTTCAATGTCGATGTAATGTTTTGGGATATGGGAGGGAGACAGGGATACTGAGCTGcacaagaaagaagagaagaatatgcgtcggaagaggaaaatgaaatAGTAGGGAACACACTAGCAGTAATAATGGTTATGTATCTAAATGCACCACATGGTTCCAACGACTGA
This DNA window, taken from Cryptococcus deuterogattii R265 chromosome 3, complete sequence, encodes the following:
- a CDS encoding acyltransferase → MAQKPLYTIPINDRPPHGPWASKIFFPIIFTLAQLGINSAQFLFVPLLLVPFVGKRLFSHAIGWTKDGYGRLLIAITVLFGPTQFAITTDTPPSHGQSLVERDVNGQVVKINLPDRLVIMANHQAYLDWIYIWILACYAGHSPGLIILLKASLKNIPVVGWGMRFFNFIFLRRSWAADRSNLTLALRQLGKEAQSGQENSETSRLLPLRKRSPLWLLIFPEGTIGSDEERVKSIKYAKREGIDDFVTLLHPRSTGLLFCLRTLLPQIPDLNLLDITIGYPGVPSGKYAQNWYGLFSVFLKSVPPPTVYLHLHVYSHLGEPECKIPSLVPTQSPRISGLSADWGLANAEEARAFELWLRNVWTAKERRMEQFYESQRFADPHEIVPIQQIKWYHWISAVGGGGLGTVVLLAFCIWFALCRR
- a CDS encoding E3 ubiquitin-protein ligase CCNP1IP1 produces the protein MVISVVILIIIFYLPSIFLSLFPCPSPILLSSVQPHTIMSTSNNDLRCNNLKCRGFLSMGGQAVVTTCSRASPYHSYLTDLVRYLLQCVLSQKRHGGILNCGRNHAVSCATTLFASSLTCPACNQTLQEPDDIVVSR
- a CDS encoding aromatic amino acid aminotransferase I; this translates as MDAAFAIASQTQSPVAGGLPKAQDMTRHLNRMAKHREASALKELYKYMTVPGMITMAGGIPHPEVFPFETVSASVLSHDAFPLDPPRVPEKPKKSLISWLFSSSQTQSNTVSFTIPKYGPNPRDPAAIQLSTSLQYQPATGPPALPLFLREFVAKVFKPAYADWDVLINVGATDGWSKICGMLLEIGDAILVEEWTYPGAENTFIPYETERVPIKMDGQGLLPEHLENVLGGWDESERGKKRPRVLYTIPTGQNPTGATMMAERKKAIYEVCQKYDVVICEDEPYYCLYTGEWTPKGSESDMSILAQRKQKAEKKDGPDGNQAFLDALPPSFLAFDTDGRVIRMDTFSKTSAPGSRLGWITTSPIFIERLTRATEASTQAPSGFATALTTRMIQQWGFDGYIRWLRGIKATYNMRKTWLCDTFQDVFHLEFDSGNDLFPERSRTVTCYSKQTKSLWDEKRGLRGPALITFIPPTAGMFVFLGIHFSEHPDYYDLLRRGEDATFILTKKLWEMLADNLVLFAPGWGFDAGGEHAIGGKGYGYYRLAFSVASYEEIRDGIYRFSQVLDKFFRI